The Candidatus Bathyarchaeota archaeon DNA segment TTCTCTTGAAATCTCGTAGATTGAAAGCCACTTCTAAAAGCGGCTTGCCGATGTCTTTGTAGAAATGGAATCCACATTCTCTGGAAACTTCTTTCTTAGGTGGTTCAGAAGGACGATTACACTTGGGAAACTCGCCATGCTTTTGTCTGTACTCGTGCAAGAGTTCCTTTGCCTCATCTTCCTGCCTTGGAGTAACATCTCTCTTATAATATTTGGTTTCACGTTTGCAGGGTTCGCCGGAAAAATTTGCCTCCAAGTATTTAGTGAATTCTTCTCTAAGGTTAGTGCTTTTTCCGACATAGATTAGAGTCTGGTCTTTATCATAGAGTGCGTAAACTCCAGGTTCTTCTGGAACGTATTTCGCCTTATCTCCCCAAAAGTACATTTTCCCTGAGAGCGACATTTTATTCCCCCATAAATTATGTGAACTCGTATTATAAGCTGATAGTAATCCCGATTCGCATGCGCTACTTCTGTCAAAGTGTGTGAGCACCAAATATACATGGTTAACATAGGTAAAGAATCATTAGGAGACTTAGGGCAGCTACTAGCACCTCGAAACAGACATGGAGCAGAATGTTGGCATTGCAGATTTAGCTATTCCAAGAGTCCTGAAACAAGGCGTTAACCATTCACCATTTTCCAGATGGCATCTTTCATCATTTCACCGTGTTTCGCACCGTAATAGATTCCAGCTAGTTTGCCTGCGGATGGAAGCACTGTTCGTTTAACAAGCTTGTAAAGCAGTGGATTTGAAATTCTGTATTCCAGAAAGGAGTCTCGCCAGACTTTGATGTTGTACTCCCAACATCGGATGAGAAATTCCCAGCGCACTCTTGAAAGAGAATCAAGTTCTGCTCCACACTTGTTCATCAGAAGACAGTTCTCCAGCGGGACAAAAAGTAATGGAACGAAAAAGGCGTAATAATCCTTCAGGTCATCCATCAACTCGAGCGTTTCTATAACATCTTCTTCCTTCTCATCTGGAAGCCCAATTATCAAAGTAGCAAGCGGATACCAATCATTGTCGTTTAGTATTCCAAATGCTTGGCAAACAATCTCTCTCCACTTCTCAGGCTTGAAAGGAAGCGGTTTTCCAACCATGTGCTTTTTGATAAGCCTGACGCTTCCAGTTTCTATGCCAGTTTCAGAAGTCACTATCGGCTTCTTTCCATGACTGTACCAGTGATATTGGATTAAAATTTCAGCTAATTCTTGAATCATGCCGGGGTTGTAAACAACTGGAGCCAAGGACATATGCGAAGGCTGTATTGCTTTGACTCCCGGATAAGATGCTACGTTTTTAACTAGTTTTAGAACTGCCTTTTTATTAGGAATGAAGTGGTTGTTCTTTACACCATAAAGGAAAAGGTCTTCGGTTACCAACGTAACGCTGGAACTGCCTTCTCTCACGGTTGTCTGCACTTCTTCCATGATTCTTTCAAGAGGCATGTCTCGTCTTTTCTGCATCGTAGGCGTGCAGAACTGGCAGTTTCGACCGCAACCTCTGGAGATTTCTACGCAACCGTGGATAGCTGCGTGTCTAATGATAGGTACGTCTTTGATTTCTGGGCTTCCTTTAGCTCGAACTACGCGGGAAAGTAGTTTGCCATTTACTGCTTTTCTGAAGATTTCTGTAACTGTTGCTTCAGCTTCGCCGATTATTACACAGTCAACTCCATAGCTTTCTGCAACTTTCTTACGTTCCAGCTGCCACGCCCCAAAACCGCCAACAATTAGTTTGGGCTTGTACTTTTGGATGCTCTGATGCGTCACTAAATCTCTGAATTCAATGGCATTCATGGGTTCTCCTCCACCTACGAGTGAAGAATAGGTTTTACTAACGTATCCCATGCCCGTTGGATCCATAGATGATATACCGACTACTTTTGTGTCTGGTCCTATGAACGCGTCTAGGTCGAAGGGATGAACCACTGCTACTTCCGATTCTTCGAAACCGTTCTTTAAAAGAAGAGCTTCTATTTTTCTCAAGCCATAAGGCGCGTATCTGGCTGTTCTGTCACTGTTGCGTTCTACCGGCGGGTAGAGCTTCTTCCTCAAGAGCCATAATGGTATGGGACCTTTAGG contains these protein-coding regions:
- a CDS encoding B12-binding domain-containing radical SAM protein yields the protein MAKNSGVKVILTASATEMSDFYNNPFVAFVAGFPKGPIPLWLLRKKLYPPVERNSDRTARYAPYGLRKIEALLLKNGFEESEVAVVHPFDLDAFIGPDTKVVGISSMDPTGMGYVSKTYSSLVGGGEPMNAIEFRDLVTHQSIQKYKPKLIVGGFGAWQLERKKVAESYGVDCVIIGEAEATVTEIFRKAVNGKLLSRVVRAKGSPEIKDVPIIRHAAIHGCVEISRGCGRNCQFCTPTMQKRRDMPLERIMEEVQTTVREGSSSVTLVTEDLFLYGVKNNHFIPNKKAVLKLVKNVASYPGVKAIQPSHMSLAPVVYNPGMIQELAEILIQYHWYSHGKKPIVTSETGIETGSVRLIKKHMVGKPLPFKPEKWREIVCQAFGILNDNDWYPLATLIIGLPDEKEEDVIETLELMDDLKDYYAFFVPLLFVPLENCLLMNKCGAELDSLSRVRWEFLIRCWEYNIKVWRDSFLEYRISNPLLYKLVKRTVLPSAGKLAGIYYGAKHGEMMKDAIWKMVNG